TTGAGCTTGCGCAGGACACCGAGTCCGCGTGTTCCCGGCACACCGAGAATCATCTCGATCGCCTCATCCGCGTCGGCGAGCGGATCGAGCAGCGTCGCCACTTGCTCGCCGAGCTTCACCAGCCGCAGAAAGAGATCGTGATCGTTCGGTATCGGCACATGTGCCCAGTCTTGCGCGATGGCATCCTTATGATCGGCTTCGTAGCTCGGCGCGTGCATGACAGCCAGCGCACAGCGAAAGAGCTGGCCCACGAGGCGCTTGGCTTCATCGTCTTTAGGACCGCCAGCTAGATTCCAAGCTCCTTTGAACTTCTCCCACGCACGCAGCGGAAGATTGGCCGTGCGCGCCGTTACCAAGGTGCCCGAGCGCGATTCGCGCGGAAAGCAGACCGATCCGCGATCGTGCAGATGAAGGTCGACTAGACTGCGCGCGAGAATCGGCCGTGTCTCTGACACTTGCCAGTGGCTGGGGAACGGCGACTAGGAACTCGTTGTCGAGTAAGTTGTCCCAGAACTCCGGGCGGCGTCGGTTGAGTAGCTTCGAATTCGTCTCATAGTAAGTCCACCATGAGTCGAGCGGAAGCCGCAGGTACGGGACGAGCTGACTAGAGCTGAAGTTTCAGCGCCCTCGCAGTTGTGTCCAGACGGCCTTCGGGTCGTATCCGGCACGCTTGGTCATGAGCGTCGGGAAAGCTTGTTGAAGCGCTTCGAAGCCGGACGCAGAAAAGTGCCGAGACATCCGCGCCGCCAGTGCGTCGCGATCAGTGTCCGCGACGCTACCTTCCAAGCCGCGGTTGGGATTCACGCCTTGAAACGATGTCGGAAACAGTTCGTCGAGGCCAGGCCACGCTTCGAAGCCTGCGCTGAGGTCACGGGGCGAGAACATCCAGCGATTGGCTTGGCTCGCGTGGAACGTCTCGTATCGCGTGGCTCTTCGGGTTGCTTGGCGGCACTGCGTTGGCGTGTTGGCTCCCAGGATTCGAGATCCGCTGAGTCGTGAAGGGCGCTGCGCTTCGCGTCGGCTCGGCCCCAAAACTCGCGGTAGTGCACTGACGTCTCGGTCGGGGTTGTGGGAGGGCGCTGTCGCTTCGAGAAAGTTGTGATGCACGTTCCGACCTGAATTCCGCGGGGGTCCTGGTTGGTCGTGAAGATACTCTGGTCGGAGCTGCCCCCACCTGGCAGGCCTTGAGGGATGATCTTGCCCGTGCGGTACTTGTCGCCGTTCAGATTGTCGATCCACACCTCGTGAAAGTTCCTCTAGAGAGACTCGCGCATCAGTGGATGCGAGCGCCCTGTGAGGTAGGAGGAGTTCGGAATGTAGGAGACAACGCCGTACTCGGCAGTTTCGCCAATACGTTTCTCCGCGAGGCGAAAAAAACGACTGTACAGGTCGTCGAGCAATTGTTTGCGGACACCCCAGCGCAGGTACAAGAGGCTTTCTCCATCTTGGACCAGAACGGGCGTGCCGTCGGGGTTCACTACCTCGTCACCTTAGCGGTCGCGCTTCTTGCGACGATGAATGCCCTTGTAGTGGTCGACCAGACCGGCTTCTTCCGATAGCGCCGCGCCGGCAAACCGATTGTAGGGCGGGTTGCCGAGAATCACGATGATCTTCGCATCGCGCTTCACACTTTGCGCGAGGTCGTGCTCTTCTTGCAACTCGCTTCAAAACCACCCAGTACCGACCAACGGCGGGGGGCAGGTCACCCGAGCGTACCTCGAAAGGCAGGTCTCGGCTTGCCAGCAGCCTCGTCCAAAGTTCCTTGATGTGCGGGTAGTAGGTGTCTTCGGTTGTCGAGGATGAGCGGTACGGGGTACAATGAACAGATCTCCTTGACGAAGCCCGCGCCGCCGCTCTCAAGGTCGTTCACTTCAGCACCTCGATCTCCCCGCATGCATGTGCTGACGTTCTTGCGCACAGCACGTCTCCATGTTTCTCTCGCTCGGAGCCATCCCGAGCACAAGTTGAACCGCGCCGCTCCGGCTTGGCCGTCGTCGAGAGCGCCTTGTGCGTGGAAGTGGCGCAGGACTCGAACGAACTCGGTCGATCATCTCGTCCTTGAGCCGCCTGGCGGGGTCTAGTAAGAGCGCCATCGGAGGACTCGCAATGCAGGACGGACCGTACTTCGACGACTTCACCGCCGGGCAAGTCATCAAACACTGGCCGGGTCGTACCATTCGAGACTTCGACGATACTTGGTTCACCTTGATGACGATGAACACCAACCCGATTCATTTCGACGATCACTACGCCAGCCAAACCCAGCACGGGAAGTGTCTGGTCAACGGCATCCTAGTGTTCGCCATCACCGTCGGCATGAGCGTGCGCGACGTGAGTCAGACCGCGCTGGCCAATCTCGAATACGAAACCGTGAAGCATCTTGGTCCGACTTTTCACGGCGACACGATCTACGCCGAGACCGAAGTCTTAGAGACCATTCCATCGAAGTCGCGCGATGACCGCGGGGTACTGTACGTGGAAACCCGCGCGTGGAATCAGAAGAACGAGCCGGTGCTGTCGCTCCGCCGCAAAGTGTTGGTGCCGCGCCGGCCGAAGTCGTGAGTCGTTTTCGCGACTCGTGTTCAAGGCCATCGACGAGCACGAGCCACGAACACGATGCACGAAGAGGAGGTGCCCGATGCCACGATCCGCTGATGAGTTCGCCAATCGCCTGTGGGCGATCGTTGATGCGAAGACGTTCGTGCGGCATCCCTTCTGGGGACGCGTCGCCAGCGGCGCCGTGACGCGCGAACAGCTCGCGCAGTGGGCCGCTCAGTACTACCTGCGCGCCCGCGAGTTCTCACGCTGGCTGAGCGCGATCCACTCGCGGTGTCCCGATCAAGCCGTGCGCAACTTCATCGCCATCAATCTGTACGAAGAGCACGGCGACTTGAAGCCGGAGCGCGATCATCCGGCGGTGTATCGCAAGTTCACCCGCGCGCTCGGCGTCAGCGACGCGGAGTTAGAGGCCACGCTACCGCTACCCGAGACCCAGGCGTTCGTCGATCGCATGTTCCAGATCTGCCAGCAGGAGCCGTTCGTCGTTGGCCTCGCCGCGATCGGCGTCGGCATCGAAGGCAACGCGCGCCCGCGTCCGGAACGCCACGGTCAGGGCCTCGGCTTCATCGGCTTGTTCAAGCGCCTCTATCAACTCGATGACGACGCCGTGGAATTCTGGACGATGCACACGGTAGTCGACTGCGATCACAGCGAGCGCTGCATGAACATCATCACGCAGCACGCGACCAGTGATGATCTGCAGACGCGCTGCGAGACTGCGGTGCGGCAAACGCTGCAAGCGTGGCGGTTGTTCTTCGATGGGTGCAATCGCGCGTACTTGAGCTAACCTTCCAGCAATCGCCGGATTGTTCGCGCATAGAACTGCGGATCGCCGGCGGCTTCCGCGAGTGATTCGGCACTCTCCAATCGGCCGCGCCGCGCGGCGGCTGCGATGCGGCGAGCCAGCGACAACGGCCGGGTCGGATCGCCGCCCCAGCCGAGCACGCCGATCGGCATCCGCAGGGCGGCGATCGGCGAGAGGCTGTCGAACAGCACCCACTTGGGCACGGCGCGATGCGCGGCGACAAAGCTGTCGAGTTGGTGATGGCTCCAGTGCGCCGTCACCACCTGCGCGATGCGGCGCGGGATGCCGCGTCCCATGGCCCCGAGCGCGACGGCGTCGGCTGCCGCCTGCAAACCGTACTGCGCGGCGAAGTCGGCAAGCGCCGTGATCATCTCGCTAGCCGGATTGGCCTCGTCGGCGCTCGTCGGCGCAATCAGCAGCAGATGCTGCACGCGTTTGGGGTGCACCGTCGCAAACAGCAGGGCGGTCGCCGCGCCCATCGACTCGCCGGCGACGATCGCCTGCGGCACACCCACATCATCGAGCACCGCCACCATGTCACCAACCATCCGGCGCGGATCGTAGCGGGCTTGGTCGGTCACCGGCGTCGAGCTGCAGTGCCCGCGTTGATCGAACACGATCACTTGAAAGCTCTCGGCAAGCGGTTGCAGGAGTTGGCGCGCCTGATGCCGGCACGAACCCAAGCTGTGGGCAAACAGCAACGCCGGGCCCTTGCCGAATACCTCGACGGCAATAGTCAGATCATCGCTGCGGACGGACCGCGGTTGCTGGCTCATTCGCGTGCGCTCTGCCGTGCTGTTTCTATCATGATCGGTCGCCGGTGAAAGCCGCGCTGCAATGCGAATGGCGCCGCCGCGATCGCCGAGATCCGGCAATATCCGGCGAGATTCTGGGATGTCGCACAGTCAAAGCCGTGACCAATCACGTCGCTCCGGTGTCAGCCGGATAACAGCCGAGCCCGATTTTCCCGCGTTGGATGCGGCCGGCGTGACTCGCGGTGCGCTGGCACGTGACTCGCTCCAATGATCATGGTGTCATCCATCGGGTTAAAGGTAGCGGAGCGGTTCCCGATCGCCACGACTGGCGAGGGCGACGAAAGCGTGCGCCCGGCAGCAGGGGCGTCGGTGTCGGCAACCGAGGAAGATCTCGCACCCAACCGCGCGCCGGAACACACAGCACTTGCCGGGCTAGTGATGCAGTCGCTGCCCGCGTTAACAGCGCTCGCCAGCGCGTTGCTCACCGCAATCTTCGCGGCCGCGCAACCCTGGCTGACCCCAGCGCCACTGCTCACCGTGTTGGTGGTCGCCGTTCTTGCGGCGCCGCTCTTGGTGCCACAGCCACTGTGGGGACCGGCACTCACGGCGAGCGCAGCGGGTCTGGGTTGGTGGCTCAGCGGCCTGCCGCACGAGTGGACCGCGCCGGGCGTACTGGGCTTGGCGGCAGTGCTAGGGAGTGCGAGCGTGGCCGTACGCGGTACGCGCGAGCAGCGGCTGCGCCAGTGGATTGCGGACCTTGCCGGCACCGGGCAGCAGTTGGCGGCCGCCAACGCGGCGCAGCACGAAGCCAGCGAAGTCGCGGAAGCGGTGCTGGCGGCCACGCGCGACGTCTCCGCCTCGCTCGACGCCGGCGAGGTGGCCGTGCGGGTCGCGCGCAATGTGTGTTCGCTGACCCAGAGCGTCGCCAGTGCCGTGCTGCTGTGGGATGCGGAGCGCGAAGTCTTCCGCATCGCGGCGGTTGCCGGCGCAGCCGCGGGCGCTGAAGTGCAGCAGCTCGAAGTCAACATGCGCAACGCGCCGCAGCTACACAGCGCGCTCAGCGAGGGGATGGCCGACATCCCGCGCGCGGCGCTGCACGATCCGGTTCTTGATGCGCTGATGCGCCGCTGGAAAGCCTCGGCGATTCTGGCGGCGCGATTGCAGCGCGGCGACCGTGTGCTCGGGCTCGTGATCACGGCCCGCCGCGGAGTGGCACCGGCCTCGGCCAAGGCCTGCCGCATCCTCAGCGGGATCGCCCTGCAGGCGGCCGCCGCGCTTGAGATTGCCAACCTCGTCAACGATCTGAAGATGGCCAGCGCGCTACGCGAAGAGTTCACCGCCACCATGTCGCACGAACTACGCACGCCGCTCAACGTCATCATGGGCTACACGGAAATGCAGCGCGAGGGCATGTTCGGCGACCTGACCGAGGACCACCTGGATACCCTCAAGCGCGTTCAGGAACAGTCGGTGCAGTTGCTCGACTTGATCCAAGCCACCCTCGACGTGGGCCGACTCGAGCGCGGGCTGATGTCGGTCGAGCTACGCGAAGTCAACGTGCGCGACGTGGTGGAGCGTATGTTCGCGGCGATCCCGGGCGCCTGGCGCAAGGCGGGTGTCGAGTTGAATTTCCGCGTCGACGGTACGGTGGCGCGCATGCGCAGCGACGCCGGCAAGTTGCAGGTCGTGCTGCGCAACCTCATCCACAACGCGCTGAAGTTCACCGACGCTGGCCAAGTGTCACTCACGGTCACCGCCGATCCCGATGGCGGCCGCGTCCACTTCGTCGTGCAGGATTCCGGTCGTGGCATCGCCGCGCAGGATCTCAGTGTGATCTTCGACATGTTCCGCCAATCGTCGGATCGCGATCCGGCGGTCGGTGGCGTCGGCCTCGGTCTGTACATCGTCAAGCGGCTGGTGAGCTTGCTCGGTGGCGAGATCGACGTGCGCAGCGCACCCGGCCGCGGGGCCACGTTCCGCATCCACTTGCCGACCGGCGGCCCGCATGCCGCGTCCGCCAAGCCTCCAACCCTCGGCTCGCGCGCGGTCCGCGTTACCGCCTAGTTTCGCTCGCGCGCGTCTCCCACCGATCAGGTCGTCTCGGCCATCGCCGGCGTCGGTACTGGCGGCGCTTTTTTCTCCGCCTCCCACGCTTGAAACGCATCGCGGTCCCAGAGCGCGATCGCGGTGGTCGTCAGTCGGCGCTCGGCGCCCTCGCCTTGCCACACGAAGCGGACCGAATAGATGCTGTGCTCGTCCTTCCAGCCATAGATCTCGTGCGTGCGCCCGGCCTTGTCGGTTTGGTTGTCGCCGTTGAGGCTGGGACGACCGTAGCGCGCCAGATGATCGTTCAAAAAGGTCCAGACGTTTGCGCCGACATCGCTCTCGTAGGCAAGCGACACGACGCGGTCGTGAACGAAGTAGACTTCGAGCTTCGCCGGTGTGTCCGCCGGCGCTTGCGCCGGTGAGCAGACGCGGAACCCTTCCGGATTGTCGTGGCAATCGAGCGCGCCGAGCTTCGCTTGCACGTCGCTCAGGCTGGCGCCGAGCGCGAGGCCGGCGACGACTCGCGGCAGCGGTTCTTGGGGAACGGCTGCGGCGGGTGGCGCGGGTTCTTGCGCCGACGGTTGCGCCGGAGCCGCGGGCGCGACGGGCGCGAGTGCGGCCTGCTCGGGCGGCGGTGAGGACTCGCACGCGGCGAGGAACACCGCGATTATCAACCCAGCGATTTGTTTCATCAGGGACGCAGTCGTTCGAGCATGCGCGGAAACGGAATCGTCTCGCGGACGTGATGTAGGCCGCAAATCCAGGCGACCGCACGCTCAATCCCCATCCCGAATCCAGCGTGCGGCACGGCGCCGTAGCGGCGCAGGTCGAGGTACCAACTGAACGCATCCATCGGCAGTTGGTGCTGCGCGATCTTGCAAGTCAACACGTCCAAGTCGTCCTCCCGCTGTCCGCCGCCGATGATTTCGCCGTAGCCTTCGGGCGCCAGCACGTCGACGCATAGCGCCACCCGCGGATCATTAGGGTCGGCCTTCATATAGAAGGCCTTGCTCTCGACCGGGTAGCGATGGACCAGCACGGGCCGATCGAAGTTCGATGCCAACGCGGTCTCTTCGTCGGCGCCCAAGTCGGCGCCCCACGCCACCGCGAAGTCTTTACGCTGGAGAATCTCGATGGCGTCCGCGTAGGCGATGCGTGGAAAGGGTTTCTGTACGCGTTCGAGCGCCGTCACATCGCGCTCCAGCGTCTCCAACTCGCGGCGCCGGTTCTGCACGATGCGCTGCACAATGTAGACGATGAAGTCCTCCGCCAGGTCCATGTCGCCGGCGAGATCCATGAACGCGACTTCCGGCTCGACCATCCAGAATTCGGTGAGGTGGCGACGCGTTTTGGATTTCTCGGCCCGAAACGTCGGACCGAAACAGTACACCTTGCCGAACGCCATCGCGCCGGCCTCGACGTAGAGCTGGCCGCTCTGCGTGAGGTAGGCCTTCTCGTCGAAGTAGGCAGTTTCGAACAGCGTGGTGGTGCCTTCGCACGCCGCCGGGGTGAAGATCGGCGCATCGATGAGCGTGAAACCGCGGTCGTCGAAGTAGTCGCGGCAGGCGCGAATGATCTCGCTGCGCACGCGCAGGATCGCGTGCTGGCGGGCCGAGCGCAGCCACAGGTGGCGGTGATCGAGCAGGAAGGCCACGCCGTGCTCTTTGGGTGTGATCGGATACTCCTGCGCGGCGTGGACGACCTGCAGATCGCTGACGCTCATCTCAAAGCCGAGCGGTGCGCGCGCATCGGCGCGCACGGTGCCGGTCACGACAAGCGACGACTCTTGCGTGATGTGGTCCGCAAGCGCGAACTGCTCGGGCGGCACGTCGTTCTTGAACATCACGCATTGGAGAATCCCGGTGCCATCGCGCACCTGCAGAAAGTGCAGCTTGCCGCTCGACCGCTTGTTGTACAGCCAGCCCTTGAGCGTAATCTCCTGCCCGTCATGCGCGGCGATGTTCTCGATGTAAACGTAGGCCATGCGTGGGCGATCGAACTACCACAGCCCCACTCGCAAAGCACCAGGCAGTGCGGCGCCGGCGGCAACAACATCGTTCATGGTGGCGATACGCTGTAGCGCGCACCGCCGCGCACATCATCTCGCGCCCCACCGGCGGCGCCAGCGTCATTCCTCGGTGAAGTCTCCGAAATCGTCAGCCTCTCATCGCTCCGCACGCTCGCGTGTCGCACGCGCAGATAAGCGCCGCGCCGGCAGGCATCGGGCACACGCGTTGCTCTCTTGACTGATCGTTAGTGCGCTCGAACGCGGCGGGCTGCGAAACCCGGCGCGTCACTGAGCCAATGCTCACAGAGGCCGTCCCCGTGCCACGGCGGGTGACGGCCGTTGTGTTTCTGGAGACACCGATGATGCACTGGCAACTCCGATTGCTCACCACGCTGATACGATTGGCCTGCGTCGCCCCGTCGGTCGCGCACGCTGCCACCTACTTTGTCGCTCCCGCTGCCGCCGCGGGCGCCGCCGGACGGACCGACCAGCCCTTCCGCACCATCTCCAGCGCGATCGCGCAGGTCCAACCGGGTGACACGGTGGTAGTGACGCCAGGCATTTATCGCGAGGCGCTCGTGATCCAACGCGCAGGTCGAGCCGATGCGGTGATCACTATTCGCGGATTGTCCGGTGCCGTGCTGCAGAGTCCGGACGCGAAGCGCAGCTACTCGGCGTTCGATGTTTCCAGCCGCGCTGCGTACGTGCGCGTCCAGGGTTTCGATCTCACCGGCGGGTTCGCTGAAACCATCTTCGTGCGCGCCGGCGCGCACGACATCGAACTGTCCGGCCTCACCATTCACGACAACCAGACCGGCATCTGGGTCGCCGGCGCGACGCGAGTGACCCTCCGCGACGTGGTGCTGCAGCACAACTTCCGCACCGGCGTGCGAATCTTCGCCGGCGCCCACGACGTGCAGATCATCAACACCCGCAGCGAAGCCAACGACGATGGCGCCGGCTGCGACGGTGCGTCTGACGGCTTCAACGTCGACACCGGGTGCAGCAACATCGTGTTCGACAACGCCAGCGCAATCGGCAACTCGCAAGACGGCTTCGATTTGCAGGGATCGAACATCACCGTGCTGCGCGCCACCAGCCGCGGCAATCAATGCTCGGGCGTCAAAGTCAGCGACAGCGCATACATCGAAAACGCCGTGATCGACGGCAATCGCACCGGACTCAACATTACCGGCCCCGTCGGTGGAGAGACCACGATCGCGTTCAGTACCGTGGTGAATAACGATCTCGGCGTGCGGGCAATCGGCGGCGGATACACACTCACGCTGACGGACAGCGTGGTGAACGGTCCGGGCAAGGCGCTCGATTTCGCGCCCGGCGTCACGCTGCTCGAAGCTCGCAATATTTTCGCCCGCCCCAATTTGCACGAGCGGTTGATTGTGCAGGAGACTGCCCCAACGGCCACGGTGTTTTCGGGCGAGGACGTCAATCACGGCACGTGGACGCGGGCTAGCGCCCAGGGTCGCGGCACAATGGCCGGCGATCCACGGCTGGAGGCTGGAACGTACACACCGGCAGCGACCAGTCCGGCGCTCAACAGCGCCGAGGCGTCCACGTCGGTCACCGTCGATCACGACGGCAATCCGCGCCCGGCGGGCGGAAAATTTGATCGCGGTGCGATCGAGCGCCAGAGCGTCGCACCGCAGTTGCGTGTGCGAAGGGCAGCGGTCCGATCCGGCAGCGACGGCTGCGGCCCAGCGCAGGTTCGCGCGGATCTGCAGTTGCCAGGTCCGTTCGACCCCCGCACGGATGCGCTCACCATCAACTTAAGCGGAGCGCAAGGCGAGGTTGCCACCCTCGCCTTCGCACCTGGTCGACTGCGCATGAGTGCGAAGACGCCCGGCGCGTATCGCGGTCTGCTGCGACGGGCGGACGGCGCCGTGCTGCGCGTGTCCATACGAGAACAAGCCAGGCGTCAACAGACCGCTGGCTACGCCGTCCGGCTCAGCGGTCGCGATCTCGATACCTGGCGCGCGCCCGATGGCGCACTCACGCTCGACGTGACGGCTGGCGCCTACCGTGTCTGCAGCACTACCGCGTTGCACGGCAGCGCGGGTCACTTCGCAATGCCCTAGCCTAGTCGTCATTGGCTTGACCTGCCGGCGTGGCCGTGCCAGACGCAGCGGCTACTTGCTTGGCCGCCATGCCCGTGCACTTCCGCGATGCCGTCGCTCTGATCACCGGCGCCTCCAGTGGTATTGGGAAGGATCTCGCCCTCCGCCTGGCCGAAGAAGGAACGCGCACGGTCCTGGCCGCGCGCCGCGAAGACAAACTCAATGAAGTGAAGCAAGCCTGCGAGCGCCACGCCCCGTCGTTGGCGCTCCGTTGCGACGTGCGCGACCGCGCGCAAGTGGACGCGATGGTCGCGCAGGCGCACGCCCACTTCGGCCGCATCGACATTCTCGTCAACAACGCCGGCTACAGCCGCTGGACGCTAGCGAAGGACGCCCCGATCGACGAGTACGAAGATCTGATGCGCACCAACTTCTTCGGTTTGGTGTACTGCACCAAGGCGGTGCTGCCATTGCTGCTGGCGCAGCGCTCGGGGCATATCGTCAACATCTCCTCGATTGCCGGGCGGCTCGGCACGGCGCACCACACACACTATTGCGCGACCAAGTTCGCCACCGCCGGATTCACCGAGAGCCTGTGGTACGAGCTGCGCGGCACTGGAGTCGGCATCACGCTGGTGAATCCCGGCGTGATCGATACCGAACTGTTCGAGCACGAATCGTTCAGAGAATTCCCGGCGGCCAATCGCGCCCGTATGATTCCGGTGCGCCAACTTACCGAAGCGATCCTCGACGCGATCCGCCGCGATCGCCCCGAGATCACGGTGCCGCGCTACATGGCGCTCGGCACCGTGGTCCGGCATCTCGCGCCCGGCTTGTTCCGCCGCATCATGGCGCGCCAGAGCGTATGACGCCTCGGCGGTTCAAACTCATCAACAACCTGGCCGTGGCTACCCTCGTGTCGCTGAGTTGCGTCCGTGGCAGCGATGCGGCGACGCTGCCCGTGTACCACGACGTCGTCGGTGAAGAGATCCACTACACGGTTCAGGCCGGCGACTCACTCGCCCGCTTGGCGCCCAAGTTCGGCATGAGCGTGAAGCTCGCCGCGGCGATGAACAACCTCGTCGATCCGCGCAAGCTGCGCCTTGGACAGCCGTTGGTATTCTCCAACCGACACATCGTCGCGAAACTCGCGGACGGGTTGGTCATCAGCATCGTCGACCGCACGTTGTACTGGTTCAAGGCCAACGAACTGATCGCGCAGTTTCCGGTCGCGGTCGGCAAAGCGGATTGGGAAACGCCACCGGGTCGTTTCAAAATTCTGAGCCGTCGGCGCAAGCCAACGTGGCACGTTCCACCCGCCATTCAGGCTGAGATGCGCGAAAAGGGGGAACCGGTGAAAACCAGCGTGCCGCCTGGTCCTGACAATCCACTCGGCGAGTACTGGCTCCAGTTGTCGGCAGGCGACTACGGCATTCATGGTACCAACGCACCGTGGAGCGTCGGCCGGTTCGCCACGCACGGATGCCTGCGCCTGCGCCCGGCGGATGTCGAGCGCTTGTTCAAGGAAGCGCCCAACGACACGCCGGTGTGGGTGATGTACGAGCCGATCAAACTGGCCAGCCTGCCCGACGGCCATGTGCTGATCGAGGCGCACGACGACATCTACAAGCGCGCCGGTGCGCTGGTGAGTCACTTCGACGAACTGGTCGAGCAGGCTGGCTTGACCAGTCGTATCGATCTCACGCACGCCCACGTTGTCATCAAAGACGCGTGGGGCGTTGCGATCGACGTCACGCAGTCGGAGTCGCCAGTCATTGCACCGACGCCGTCACCTCCAGCGCCCACGCGGTCTCCAGCAGGACCTTCCCCCTTGCCATCAACCCCCGCAGCGTCACCCGTCTCGCCCACGCCCTGATTTGACCTCGCCCCGGCGGGCGCGTAGCATCGCCACCTCATGCGGCGGCAGTGGAAACGTATCGTCTGGGCACAGGTGCTGGTGCTTGCCTGTTTGGTGTGGCAAGCGGATTTTTCGATCGCGGACAGCGGCCGGAGCCCGCAACGTACGGCCCGCATTCGCCTGAGCCACTTGGCATTCTCATCGTCCTCGTTGCCCGATGCTGTCAGCGACGCCGAGGCCATTCAGTTCCCGGCGCGTAATCCGGCACGCGATGCGATGAAGACTGCAGTGTCGGCACCCGCGAGCCGAAGCATCCTGCGCACTCCGATTCGGCTCATACTGCGGCGTGAATATTCTCCAGTGCGCCGGTTCGTACACTGCGGTAC
This region of Deltaproteobacteria bacterium genomic DNA includes:
- the asnS gene encoding asparagine--tRNA ligase, which encodes MAYVYIENIAAHDGQEITLKGWLYNKRSSGKLHFLQVRDGTGILQCVMFKNDVPPEQFALADHITQESSLVVTGTVRADARAPLGFEMSVSDLQVVHAAQEYPITPKEHGVAFLLDHRHLWLRSARQHAILRVRSEIIRACRDYFDDRGFTLIDAPIFTPAACEGTTTLFETAYFDEKAYLTQSGQLYVEAGAMAFGKVYCFGPTFRAEKSKTRRHLTEFWMVEPEVAFMDLAGDMDLAEDFIVYIVQRIVQNRRRELETLERDVTALERVQKPFPRIAYADAIEILQRKDFAVAWGADLGADEETALASNFDRPVLVHRYPVESKAFYMKADPNDPRVALCVDVLAPEGYGEIIGGGQREDDLDVLTCKIAQHQLPMDAFSWYLDLRRYGAVPHAGFGMGIERAVAWICGLHHVRETIPFPRMLERLRP
- a CDS encoding right-handed parallel beta-helix repeat-containing protein, whose amino-acid sequence is MLTEAVPVPRRVTAVVFLETPMMHWQLRLLTTLIRLACVAPSVAHAATYFVAPAAAAGAAGRTDQPFRTISSAIAQVQPGDTVVVTPGIYREALVIQRAGRADAVITIRGLSGAVLQSPDAKRSYSAFDVSSRAAYVRVQGFDLTGGFAETIFVRAGAHDIELSGLTIHDNQTGIWVAGATRVTLRDVVLQHNFRTGVRIFAGAHDVQIINTRSEANDDGAGCDGASDGFNVDTGCSNIVFDNASAIGNSQDGFDLQGSNITVLRATSRGNQCSGVKVSDSAYIENAVIDGNRTGLNITGPVGGETTIAFSTVVNNDLGVRAIGGGYTLTLTDSVVNGPGKALDFAPGVTLLEARNIFARPNLHERLIVQETAPTATVFSGEDVNHGTWTRASAQGRGTMAGDPRLEAGTYTPAATSPALNSAEASTSVTVDHDGNPRPAGGKFDRGAIERQSVAPQLRVRRAAVRSGSDGCGPAQVRADLQLPGPFDPRTDALTINLSGAQGEVATLAFAPGRLRMSAKTPGAYRGLLRRADGAVLRVSIREQARRQQTAGYAVRLSGRDLDTWRAPDGALTLDVTAGAYRVCSTTALHGSAGHFAMP
- a CDS encoding MaoC family dehydratase: MQDGPYFDDFTAGQVIKHWPGRTIRDFDDTWFTLMTMNTNPIHFDDHYASQTQHGKCLVNGILVFAITVGMSVRDVSQTALANLEYETVKHLGPTFHGDTIYAETEVLETIPSKSRDDRGVLYVETRAWNQKNEPVLSLRRKVLVPRRPKS
- a CDS encoding L,D-transpeptidase family protein, producing the protein MTPRRFKLINNLAVATLVSLSCVRGSDAATLPVYHDVVGEEIHYTVQAGDSLARLAPKFGMSVKLAAAMNNLVDPRKLRLGQPLVFSNRHIVAKLADGLVISIVDRTLYWFKANELIAQFPVAVGKADWETPPGRFKILSRRRKPTWHVPPAIQAEMREKGEPVKTSVPPGPDNPLGEYWLQLSAGDYGIHGTNAPWSVGRFATHGCLRLRPADVERLFKEAPNDTPVWVMYEPIKLASLPDGHVLIEAHDDIYKRAGALVSHFDELVEQAGLTSRIDLTHAHVVIKDAWGVAIDVTQSESPVIAPTPSPPAPTRSPAGPSPLPSTPAASPVSPTP
- a CDS encoding HAMP domain-containing histidine kinase; protein product: MVSSIGLKVAERFPIATTGEGDESVRPAAGASVSATEEDLAPNRAPEHTALAGLVMQSLPALTALASALLTAIFAAAQPWLTPAPLLTVLVVAVLAAPLLVPQPLWGPALTASAAGLGWWLSGLPHEWTAPGVLGLAAVLGSASVAVRGTREQRLRQWIADLAGTGQQLAAANAAQHEASEVAEAVLAATRDVSASLDAGEVAVRVARNVCSLTQSVASAVLLWDAEREVFRIAAVAGAAAGAEVQQLEVNMRNAPQLHSALSEGMADIPRAALHDPVLDALMRRWKASAILAARLQRGDRVLGLVITARRGVAPASAKACRILSGIALQAAAALEIANLVNDLKMASALREEFTATMSHELRTPLNVIMGYTEMQREGMFGDLTEDHLDTLKRVQEQSVQLLDLIQATLDVGRLERGLMSVELREVNVRDVVERMFAAIPGAWRKAGVELNFRVDGTVARMRSDAGKLQVVLRNLIHNALKFTDAGQVSLTVTADPDGGRVHFVVQDSGRGIAAQDLSVIFDMFRQSSDRDPAVGGVGLGLYIVKRLVSLLGGEIDVRSAPGRGATFRIHLPTGGPHAASAKPPTLGSRAVRVTA
- a CDS encoding iron-containing redox enzyme family protein — encoded protein: MPRSADEFANRLWAIVDAKTFVRHPFWGRVASGAVTREQLAQWAAQYYLRAREFSRWLSAIHSRCPDQAVRNFIAINLYEEHGDLKPERDHPAVYRKFTRALGVSDAELEATLPLPETQAFVDRMFQICQQEPFVVGLAAIGVGIEGNARPRPERHGQGLGFIGLFKRLYQLDDDAVEFWTMHTVVDCDHSERCMNIITQHATSDDLQTRCETAVRQTLQAWRLFFDGCNRAYLS
- a CDS encoding alpha/beta fold hydrolase: MSQQPRSVRSDDLTIAVEVFGKGPALLFAHSLGSCRHQARQLLQPLAESFQVIVFDQRGHCSSTPVTDQARYDPRRMVGDMVAVLDDVGVPQAIVAGESMGAATALLFATVHPKRVQHLLLIAPTSADEANPASEMITALADFAAQYGLQAAADAVALGAMGRGIPRRIAQVVTAHWSHHQLDSFVAAHRAVPKWVLFDSLSPIAALRMPIGVLGWGGDPTRPLSLARRIAAAARRGRLESAESLAEAAGDPQFYARTIRRLLEG
- a CDS encoding SDR family oxidoreductase, giving the protein MAAMPVHFRDAVALITGASSGIGKDLALRLAEEGTRTVLAARREDKLNEVKQACERHAPSLALRCDVRDRAQVDAMVAQAHAHFGRIDILVNNAGYSRWTLAKDAPIDEYEDLMRTNFFGLVYCTKAVLPLLLAQRSGHIVNISSIAGRLGTAHHTHYCATKFATAGFTESLWYELRGTGVGITLVNPGVIDTELFEHESFREFPAANRARMIPVRQLTEAILDAIRRDRPEITVPRYMALGTVVRHLAPGLFRRIMARQSV